The following are encoded together in the Osmerus eperlanus chromosome 18, fOsmEpe2.1, whole genome shotgun sequence genome:
- the hint1 gene encoding histidine triad nucleotide-binding protein 1, protein MADEITKAQTAEPGGDTIFGKIIRKEIPAKIFYEDDQCIAFHDVTPQAPTHFLVVPRKPIVQLSKAEDCDAVLLGHMMIVAKKCAEQVGLPKGYRLVVNDGPDGGQSVYHIHIHVMGGRQMGWPPG, encoded by the exons ATGGCTGACGAGATAACTAAAGCGCAGACTGCTGAACCTGGCGGAGATACAATATTTGGGAAAATTATCCGCAAGGAGATTCCAGCAAAGATTTTCTATGAAGATGATCAG TGCATAGCCTTCCACGATGTGACTCCGCAGGCACCCACTCATTTCTTAGTTGTCCCAAGAAAACCAATCGTCCAACTGTCTAAAGCAGAAGATTGTGATGCAGTC TTACTGGGTCACATGATGATCGTGGCCAAGAAGTGTGCTGAGCAGGTTGGCCTGCCCAAGGGCTACAGGCTGGTGGTCAACGACGGCCCGGATGGCGGCCAATCAGTCTACCACATCCACATCCACGTGATGGGTGGGCGCCAGATGGGCTGGCCCCCTGGTTAG
- the lyrm7 gene encoding complex III assembly factor LYRM7, whose protein sequence is MGTRLKVLRAFKALHRTRMDVFKEDDRALTAARFKINEEYRKNKEETSEENINKMIKMSSDVESILRLNVIQAEHLSQETIQLRPRKSLLLENVPYCDQPRTKS, encoded by the exons ATGGGGACTCGGTTGAAG GTACTGAGAGCGTTCAAAGCTTTGCATCGGACAAGAATGGATGTTTTCAAAGAGGACGATAGAGCTTTGACAG CTGCAAGGTTcaaaataaatgaggaatacagaAAAAACAAGGAGGAAACTTCAGAAGAAAACATAAATAAG ATGATTAAAATGAGCTCCGATGTGGAAAGTATTCTTCGTCTAAATGTCATTCAGGCTGAGCATTTATCACAAGAGACGATTC AGCTTCGACCCCGAAAGAGCCTTCTTCTGGAGAATGTGCCATACTGTGATCAACCAAGGACAAAATCGtga